The following coding sequences lie in one Streptomyces venezuelae genomic window:
- the gcvP gene encoding aminomethyl-transferring glycine dehydrogenase gives MTATHRIPLAELEQGIPFEQRHIGPDAEARAKMLAQVGYGSLDELTAAAVPDVIKNADALDLPGARTEAEVLAELRSLADRNQVLDSMIGLGYYGTFTPPVILRNVMENPAWYTAYTPYQPEISQGRLEALLNFQTMVAELTGLPTSGASLLDEGTAAAEAMALSRRMGKVKNGVFVVDADALPQTIAVIRTRAEPTGVEIVVADLSQGIPAEVAERGVVGVLVQYPGASGVVRDIKPLIDEAHELGAVVTVAADLLALTLLTSPGELGADIAVGTTQRFGVPMGFGGPHAGYMAVREKFARSLPGRLVGVSVDADGNKAYRLALQTREQHIRREKATSNICTAQVLLAVMAGMYAVYHGPEGLKSIARRTHRYATLLAAGLTAGGVEVVHGAYFDTLTVRAEGRAEELVAAAREAGVNIHKVDADHVSLSCDETTTRAQLAAVWGAFGVDADIEALDAVTAETLPEGLLRGDDYLTHPVFHQHRSETAMLRYLRKLADRDYALDRGMIPLGSCTMKLNATTEMEPVTWPEFGQLHPFAPAQQAQGYLTLIRELEERLAEVTGYDKVSLQPNAGSQGELAGLLAVRGYHRANGDDQRTVCLIPSSAHGTNAASAVMAGMKVVVVKTADDGEIDVEDLRAKIEKHRDELSVLMITYPSTHGVFEEHVADICASVHEAGGQVYVDGANLNALVGLAKPGHFGGDVSHLNLHKTFCIPHGGGGPGVGPVGVREHLAPYLPNHPLQPAAGPETGVGPISAAPWGSAGILPISWSYVRLMGGEGLKRATQVAVLSANYIAKRLEPHYPVLYTGPAGLVAHECIVDLRPLSKATGVSVDDIAKRLIDYGFHAPTMSFPVAGTLMIEPTESEDLNEIDRFCEAMIAIRREIEKVGSGEWDADDNPLRNAPHTAAALSGEWEHGYSREEAVFPAGVVAADKYWPPVRRIDQAYGDRNLVCSCPPLDAYED, from the coding sequence ATGACTGCCACCCATCGCATCCCGCTCGCCGAGCTCGAGCAGGGCATCCCCTTCGAGCAGCGGCACATAGGGCCCGATGCGGAAGCGCGCGCCAAGATGCTCGCCCAGGTCGGGTACGGCTCGCTCGACGAGCTGACGGCCGCCGCGGTACCGGATGTGATCAAGAACGCCGATGCCCTTGACCTGCCCGGTGCGCGCACCGAGGCCGAGGTGCTGGCCGAGCTGCGCTCCCTCGCCGACCGCAACCAGGTCCTCGACTCCATGATCGGACTCGGGTACTACGGCACGTTCACCCCGCCGGTCATCCTGCGGAACGTGATGGAGAACCCGGCCTGGTACACGGCGTACACGCCCTACCAGCCCGAGATCTCGCAGGGCCGCCTCGAAGCGCTCCTCAACTTCCAGACGATGGTCGCCGAGCTGACCGGCCTGCCCACCTCCGGGGCCTCGCTCCTCGACGAGGGCACCGCCGCCGCCGAGGCCATGGCGCTGTCGCGGCGCATGGGCAAGGTCAAGAACGGCGTGTTCGTCGTCGACGCCGACGCGCTGCCGCAGACCATTGCCGTGATCCGGACGCGCGCCGAACCGACCGGTGTCGAGATCGTCGTCGCCGACCTGAGCCAGGGCATCCCGGCCGAGGTCGCCGAGCGCGGTGTCGTGGGCGTGCTCGTCCAGTACCCGGGCGCCTCCGGTGTCGTACGGGACATCAAGCCGCTCATCGACGAGGCCCACGAGCTCGGCGCGGTCGTCACCGTCGCCGCCGACCTGCTCGCGCTGACCCTGCTCACCTCGCCCGGCGAGCTCGGCGCCGACATCGCCGTCGGCACGACGCAGCGCTTCGGCGTGCCGATGGGCTTCGGCGGCCCGCACGCCGGCTACATGGCGGTCCGCGAGAAGTTCGCCCGCAGCCTCCCCGGCCGCCTCGTCGGCGTCTCCGTCGACGCCGACGGCAACAAGGCCTACCGCCTCGCCCTGCAGACCCGCGAGCAGCACATCCGCCGCGAGAAGGCCACCAGCAACATCTGCACCGCCCAGGTGCTGCTCGCCGTCATGGCCGGAATGTACGCCGTGTACCACGGGCCCGAGGGCCTGAAGTCCATCGCGCGCCGCACCCACCGCTACGCGACGCTCCTCGCCGCCGGGCTCACCGCCGGTGGCGTCGAAGTCGTCCACGGCGCGTACTTCGACACGCTGACGGTGCGCGCCGAGGGCAGGGCCGAGGAGCTCGTCGCCGCCGCCCGCGAAGCCGGCGTGAACATCCACAAGGTCGACGCCGACCACGTCTCGCTCTCCTGCGACGAGACCACGACGCGCGCCCAACTGGCCGCCGTCTGGGGCGCGTTCGGGGTCGACGCGGACATCGAGGCGCTGGACGCCGTCACCGCGGAGACGCTGCCCGAAGGCCTGCTGCGCGGCGACGACTACCTGACGCACCCCGTCTTCCACCAGCACCGCTCCGAGACCGCGATGCTGCGCTACCTGCGCAAGCTCGCCGACCGCGACTACGCGCTCGACCGCGGCATGATCCCGCTGGGCTCCTGCACCATGAAGCTCAACGCGACCACCGAGATGGAGCCGGTCACCTGGCCCGAATTCGGCCAGCTGCACCCCTTCGCCCCCGCCCAGCAGGCCCAGGGCTACCTCACGCTCATCCGCGAGCTGGAGGAGCGCCTCGCCGAGGTCACGGGGTACGACAAGGTCTCCCTCCAGCCCAACGCGGGCTCGCAGGGCGAGCTGGCCGGACTGCTCGCCGTACGCGGGTACCACCGGGCCAACGGCGACGACCAGCGCACCGTCTGCCTCATCCCGTCCTCCGCGCACGGCACCAACGCCGCGAGCGCCGTCATGGCGGGCATGAAGGTCGTCGTCGTGAAGACCGCCGACGACGGCGAGATCGACGTCGAGGACCTGCGCGCCAAGATCGAGAAGCACCGCGACGAGCTGTCCGTGCTGATGATCACCTACCCCTCGACGCACGGCGTCTTCGAGGAGCACGTCGCCGACATCTGCGCGTCGGTGCACGAGGCCGGCGGCCAGGTGTACGTCGACGGCGCCAACCTCAACGCGTTGGTGGGCCTCGCCAAGCCGGGCCACTTCGGCGGCGACGTCTCGCACCTCAACCTGCACAAGACGTTCTGCATCCCGCACGGCGGCGGCGGCCCCGGCGTCGGCCCGGTCGGCGTCCGCGAGCACCTCGCGCCGTACCTGCCCAACCACCCGCTGCAGCCGGCCGCGGGCCCCGAGACCGGCGTCGGTCCGATCTCGGCGGCGCCGTGGGGCTCCGCCGGAATCCTCCCGATCTCCTGGTCGTACGTGCGGCTCATGGGCGGCGAGGGCCTCAAGCGCGCCACCCAGGTCGCGGTGCTCTCCGCCAACTACATCGCCAAGCGCCTGGAGCCGCACTACCCGGTGCTCTACACCGGTCCCGCGGGCCTCGTCGCGCACGAGTGCATCGTGGACCTGCGGCCGCTCAGCAAGGCGACCGGCGTCAGCGTCGACGACATCGCCAAGCGCCTCATCGACTACGGCTTCCACGCGCCGACCATGTCGTTCCCCGTCGCCGGCACGCTGATGATCGAGCCGACGGAGAGCGAGGACCTGAACGAGATCGACCGGTTCTGCGAGGCGATGATCGCCATCCGCCGGGAGATCGAGAAGGTCGGCTCGGGCGAGTGGGACGCCGACGACAACCCGCTGCGGAACGCCCCGCACACCGCCGCCGCGCTGAGCGGTGAGTGGGAGCACGGCTACAGCCGCGAGGAGGCCGTCTTCCCGGCCGGGGTCGTCGCGGCGGACAAGTACTGGCCGCCGGTGCGCCGTATCGACCAGGCGTACGGCGACCGGAACCTGGTCTGCTCCTGCCCGCCGCTGGATGCGTACGAGGACTGA
- a CDS encoding PRC-barrel domain-containing protein, whose protein sequence is MQTDIDPRNLIGRKAFDRNGAKIGTVDEVYLDDATGAPEWAAIRTGLFSRDAFVPLEPSELVEDGTLHIPFDRDLIKDAPDFGVGRHLSPEQELQLYQHYGLDTTPPQPPSSSMPPPDQNFGHIAGTESPS, encoded by the coding sequence GTGCAGACCGATATCGATCCGCGCAACCTGATCGGCCGCAAGGCGTTCGACCGGAACGGGGCGAAGATCGGCACGGTCGACGAGGTCTACCTCGACGACGCCACCGGCGCCCCGGAGTGGGCGGCCATACGCACCGGTCTCTTCAGCCGGGACGCCTTCGTCCCGCTGGAACCCAGCGAACTCGTCGAGGACGGCACCCTGCACATCCCCTTCGACCGGGACCTGATCAAGGACGCCCCGGACTTCGGAGTGGGCCGCCACCTCTCCCCCGAGCAGGAACTCCAGCTCTACCAGCACTACGGCCTGGACACGACGCCCCCGCAGCCCCCGTCCTCCTCCATGCCTCCCCCGGACCAGAACTTCGGCCACATCGCCGGCACCGAAAGCCCCTCCTGA
- a CDS encoding DNA polymerase IV has translation MRSAPTILHLDMDAFYASAEQAAKPSLRGKAVVVGGLGPRGVVATASYEARKFGVHSAMPMGQARRLAPNAAYLVPRFGLYREISEQVMGLLRELSPLVEPLSLDEAFVDLEAGGVADSAESARAVGERLRADIRAVTGLSGSVGLAASKMLAKIASEEAKPDGLRLIAPGTERALLGPMSVRTLPGVGPATGDHLRRAGILTVAEIAEAGEDELVRLLGKAHGGSLYAMALARDERPVVAERESKSVSVEDTYDVDIHDRVRVRAEVARLAERCVQRLRAAGHSGRTIVLKVRRFDFSTLTRSETLRGPTDDPGVVQEAAARLLEAVDTTGGVRLLGVGVTGLTDYTQEDLFAQAQAEAQAQTAGVEGVSLVKGEVAGPVGPEPETERVAEPVVPAERRWTAGHDVRHAEYGHGWVQGSGLGRVTVRFETPLSAPGRVKTFRTDDPDLEPAEPLPLVAAPVSEPPARPVVG, from the coding sequence GTGAGAAGCGCGCCGACGATCCTGCATCTGGACATGGATGCCTTCTACGCGTCCGCAGAGCAGGCCGCGAAGCCCAGTCTGCGGGGAAAAGCCGTGGTCGTGGGCGGGCTCGGGCCGCGCGGTGTGGTGGCCACCGCTTCGTACGAGGCGCGGAAGTTCGGTGTGCACTCGGCGATGCCCATGGGGCAGGCGCGCAGGCTGGCGCCCAACGCCGCCTATCTCGTGCCGCGCTTCGGGTTGTACCGCGAGATCAGCGAGCAGGTCATGGGGCTGCTGCGGGAGTTGTCGCCGCTGGTGGAGCCGCTCAGCCTGGACGAGGCCTTCGTGGACCTTGAGGCGGGCGGCGTCGCCGACTCCGCCGAGTCGGCCAGAGCCGTGGGGGAGCGGTTGCGAGCGGACATCAGGGCGGTGACGGGGCTCTCCGGGTCGGTGGGGCTCGCCGCGTCCAAGATGCTGGCGAAGATCGCCTCCGAGGAGGCCAAGCCCGACGGGCTCAGGCTCATAGCGCCGGGCACGGAGCGTGCGCTCCTCGGCCCGATGTCGGTGCGGACGCTGCCCGGGGTGGGGCCCGCCACGGGCGACCATCTGCGGCGGGCCGGGATCCTCACGGTCGCCGAGATCGCGGAGGCCGGTGAGGACGAGCTTGTACGGCTCCTCGGCAAGGCCCACGGGGGCTCGCTGTACGCGATGGCGCTCGCGCGGGACGAGCGGCCGGTGGTGGCGGAGCGGGAGTCGAAGTCGGTCAGTGTCGAGGACACGTACGACGTGGACATCCATGACCGGGTGCGGGTCAGGGCGGAGGTCGCGCGGCTCGCCGAGCGGTGCGTGCAGCGGCTGCGGGCGGCGGGACACTCGGGGCGGACCATCGTGCTCAAGGTGCGGCGGTTCGACTTCTCCACGCTGACGCGCTCCGAGACGCTGCGCGGGCCCACGGACGACCCCGGGGTGGTCCAGGAGGCCGCGGCGCGGCTTCTGGAGGCCGTGGACACCACGGGGGGCGTCCGGCTCCTTGGAGTGGGCGTCACGGGCCTCACGGACTACACGCAGGAGGATCTGTTCGCCCAGGCCCAGGCGGAGGCGCAGGCGCAGACCGCGGGGGTGGAGGGGGTGTCCCTGGTGAAGGGGGAGGTGGCGGGTCCCGTAGGGCCGGAGCCGGAGACGGAGCGTGTTGCGGAGCCGGTGGTTCCGGCGGAGAGACGGTGGACCGCCGGGCACGACGTGCGGCATGCCGAGTACGGGCACGGGTGGGTGCAGGGGAGCGGTCTGGGGCGGGTGACGGTGCGCTTCGAGACGCCGCTGTCGGCGCCGGGGCGGGTGAAGACGTTCCGTACGGACGATCCGGATCTCGAGCCCGCGGAACCGCTGCCGCTGGTCGCCGCGCCCGTGTCGGAGCCGCCCGCAAGACCTGTCGTCGGCTGA
- a CDS encoding MerR family transcriptional regulator, with translation MRSSGDGTAMGGPYPFHGGAVDHSPNRPMAVQGSGDATSEEAEQSGHVGYRGPTACAAAGITYRQLDYWARTGLVEPSVRAAGGSGTQRLYSFRDVVVLKIVKRFLDTGVSLQNIRTTVQHLRERGFRDLERMTLMSDGATVYECTTSSEVHDLLQGGQGVFGIAVGVVWRDVEAALSQLHGERVDTGETLIGHNPADELARRRNRAV, from the coding sequence GTGAGAAGCAGCGGCGACGGTACGGCGATGGGCGGTCCGTACCCGTTCCACGGCGGTGCGGTCGATCACTCCCCGAACCGACCGATGGCGGTCCAGGGAAGCGGGGACGCCACGTCCGAGGAAGCGGAACAGTCCGGGCACGTCGGCTACCGCGGCCCCACCGCGTGCGCGGCCGCGGGCATCACCTACCGGCAGCTGGACTACTGGGCCCGTACCGGCCTGGTCGAACCCAGTGTGCGGGCAGCCGGTGGCTCCGGGACACAGCGGCTCTACAGCTTCCGCGACGTCGTCGTCCTCAAGATCGTGAAGCGGTTCCTCGACACGGGCGTGTCCCTGCAGAACATCCGCACCACGGTCCAGCACCTGCGGGAGCGCGGATTCCGCGACCTCGAGCGGATGACGCTGATGAGCGACGGCGCGACGGTGTACGAGTGCACGACGTCCAGTGAGGTCCACGACCTGCTCCAGGGCGGGCAGGGGGTCTTCGGGATCGCCGTGGGAGTCGTCTGGCGCGATGTCGAGGCCGCCCTCTCCCAGCTGCACGGCGAGCGCGTCGACACGGGGGAGACGCTCATCGGTCACAACCCCGCCGACGAACTGGCCAGAAGGCGCAACAGGGCTGTCTGA
- a CDS encoding bifunctional nuclease family protein yields the protein MNELDVVGVRVEMPSNQPIVLLREVGGDRYLPIWIGPGEATAIAFAQQGMAPARPLTHDLFKDVLEAVGQELSEVRITDLREGVFYAELVFASGVEVSARPSDAIALALRTGTPIFGSDGVLDDAGIAIPDEQEDEVEKFREFLDQISPEDFGTNSQ from the coding sequence GTGAACGAGCTCGACGTCGTAGGTGTCCGGGTCGAAATGCCCTCCAACCAGCCGATCGTGCTCCTGCGTGAAGTGGGAGGCGACCGGTACCTCCCCATCTGGATCGGACCAGGTGAGGCAACCGCCATTGCCTTCGCGCAGCAGGGCATGGCACCCGCACGGCCGCTGACCCACGACCTTTTCAAGGACGTGCTGGAGGCGGTCGGCCAAGAGCTCTCCGAAGTGCGCATCACCGACCTGCGGGAAGGCGTCTTCTACGCGGAGCTGGTCTTCGCCAGCGGTGTCGAGGTGAGTGCGCGGCCGTCCGACGCCATAGCGCTGGCGCTGCGCACGGGGACGCCGATCTTCGGGAGCGACGGCGTGCTGGACGACGCCGGCATCGCCATCCCGGACGAGCAGGAGGACGAGGTGGAGAAGTTCCGCGAGTTCCTCGACCAGATCTCGCCCGAGGACTTCGGCACCAACAGCCAGTGA
- a CDS encoding MerR family transcriptional regulator, whose translation MLQTPRGGAGNGTAAADRRLMSIGTVLNELRDEFPEVTISKIRFLEAEGLIEPQRTPSGYRKFSPEDVERLGHVLRMQRDHYLPLKVIREHLEALERGERPPLPSLGRQREDGDGPGQDEAEGPTAARVGREELLAAAEIDEGQLHEWESYGLVAPLPDGGYDAEAVTVASLVVELGRFGIEPRHLRAMKAAAEREAALVDAVVAPLRRHRNPQTRAHAEARTRELAGLTGRLHSALVQTALGVRSP comes from the coding sequence ATGCTTCAAACACCGAGGGGCGGTGCCGGGAACGGCACCGCCGCCGCGGACCGTCGGCTGATGAGCATCGGTACCGTGCTGAACGAACTGCGTGACGAATTCCCCGAGGTCACGATCTCGAAGATTCGGTTCCTCGAGGCCGAGGGGCTCATCGAGCCGCAGCGCACGCCTTCCGGCTACCGGAAGTTCAGCCCGGAGGATGTGGAACGGCTCGGGCACGTCCTGCGGATGCAGCGGGACCACTATCTGCCGCTCAAGGTCATCCGTGAGCACCTCGAGGCGCTGGAGCGCGGTGAGAGGCCCCCACTGCCGTCCCTGGGGCGCCAGCGGGAGGACGGCGACGGTCCGGGCCAGGACGAGGCCGAGGGGCCCACGGCGGCCCGTGTGGGCCGTGAAGAGCTGCTGGCCGCCGCCGAGATCGACGAAGGACAGCTCCACGAGTGGGAGTCGTACGGCCTGGTCGCGCCATTGCCGGACGGCGGGTACGACGCGGAGGCCGTCACGGTCGCCTCACTCGTGGTCGAGCTCGGCCGGTTCGGCATCGAGCCGCGCCACCTGCGCGCCATGAAGGCCGCCGCCGAGCGCGAGGCCGCTCTGGTGGACGCCGTGGTCGCGCCGCTGCGCAGGCACCGCAATCCGCAGACCAGGGCCCATGCCGAGGCCCGTACCAGAGAGCTGGCGGGCCTCACGGGAAGGCTGCACTCGGCGCTCGTGCAGACCGCGCTCGGCGTCAGATCGCCCTGA
- a CDS encoding FHA domain-containing protein has product MFGGHGRCEDVWLTDECRCVQSGFVLPHGRVCFGQGESPVKLFAKLFGKSAREDSGNPATARHRAPRHGDGEEQGAGRPMFRDQVAGPGGDNSGGQGASSVDPAGPGRIGFGEPSTSSTGGGFAPGPYGSNAPAGQPRQEDPSMALVCTRCGNRNAEASRFCSNCGAPLRAGATPERASETTSTISISGLEAYDAEATGQNPSPALSPEAQAAVDALPLGSALLVVRRGPNSGSRFLLDGELTTAGRHPQSDIFLDDVTVSRRHVEFRRVQDGSFTVADVGSLNGTYVNRERIDSVSLSNGDEVQIGKYRLVFYASQRAVGL; this is encoded by the coding sequence CTGTTTGGTGGTCACGGACGTTGTGAGGATGTCTGGCTCACCGACGAATGCCGGTGTGTGCAATCAGGGTTCGTCCTGCCCCACGGGCGGGTCTGTTTCGGTCAAGGGGAATCGCCCGTGAAGTTGTTTGCGAAGTTGTTCGGTAAGAGCGCACGTGAGGACAGCGGCAATCCGGCCACTGCCCGGCACCGTGCCCCGCGCCATGGAGATGGTGAGGAGCAGGGCGCCGGTCGCCCGATGTTCCGCGATCAGGTCGCTGGTCCAGGTGGTGACAATTCGGGCGGACAGGGCGCGTCATCTGTTGACCCTGCCGGTCCCGGCCGCATAGGTTTCGGGGAACCTTCAACCTCAAGTACGGGTGGAGGGTTCGCCCCCGGCCCGTACGGATCGAATGCCCCCGCGGGGCAGCCACGGCAGGAGGACCCGTCCATGGCCCTGGTGTGTACGAGGTGCGGGAACCGCAACGCCGAGGCGAGCCGGTTCTGCTCCAACTGCGGTGCGCCGCTGCGGGCCGGAGCCACTCCGGAGCGTGCGTCCGAGACCACCTCGACGATCTCCATCTCGGGCCTGGAGGCCTACGACGCCGAGGCGACGGGCCAGAATCCGTCTCCCGCGCTCTCCCCGGAGGCGCAGGCGGCCGTCGACGCCCTGCCGCTCGGCTCGGCGCTCCTCGTGGTGCGCCGCGGTCCGAACTCGGGCAGCCGCTTCCTGCTGGACGGCGAGCTGACCACGGCCGGCCGTCACCCGCAGAGCGACATCTTCCTCGACGACGTGACCGTGTCGCGTCGCCACGTGGAGTTCCGTCGGGTCCAGGACGGTTCCTTCACCGTCGCGGACGTGGGCAGCCTCAACGGCACGTACGTCAACCGGGAGCGGATCGACTCGGTCTCGCTCTCGAACGGCGACGAGGTGCAGATCGGCAAGTACCGACTGGTCTTCTACGCGAGCCAGCGGGCCGTCGGCCTCTGA
- a CDS encoding DUF881 domain-containing protein, producing MSADESPDYNRRKELPAEVPHAPGTPAPETAAPEPQEPPQLTGRQRLAQGLWPPRVTRPQLIVALLLFVLGLGLAIQVRSNNDSSALRGARQEDLVRILDELDDRTERLEEEKRRLEEQRTGLENSSDQAEEARKQTVERERQLGILAGTVAAQGPGIQLTIEDTKGAIEADMLLDAIQQLRAAGAEAIQINDVRVVADTYLSDAGGGGVRVDGRKVGEPYLFKVIGKPQDLEPALNIPGGVVQTLEKEQATVTVERSEKIVVDALRPAKRPDYARSSSQ from the coding sequence ATGAGTGCCGACGAGAGCCCCGACTACAACAGGCGCAAGGAACTCCCCGCGGAGGTCCCCCATGCGCCGGGCACACCCGCGCCCGAGACGGCCGCGCCCGAGCCGCAGGAACCACCGCAGCTCACCGGCCGTCAGAGGCTGGCACAGGGCCTGTGGCCGCCCCGCGTGACCCGGCCCCAACTCATCGTCGCCCTGCTGCTGTTCGTGCTCGGCCTCGGCCTGGCGATCCAGGTGCGGTCCAACAACGACAGCAGTGCGCTCCGCGGCGCACGGCAAGAAGATCTCGTACGCATCCTCGATGAACTGGATGACCGAACTGAGCGTCTGGAAGAGGAGAAGCGGCGCCTCGAAGAGCAGCGGACCGGGTTGGAGAACAGCTCGGACCAGGCAGAAGAGGCCCGCAAGCAGACGGTCGAGCGGGAACGGCAACTGGGCATCCTGGCAGGCACGGTGGCGGCCCAGGGGCCCGGTATCCAGCTGACCATCGAGGACACGAAGGGGGCGATCGAGGCGGACATGCTGCTCGACGCCATTCAGCAGCTGCGCGCCGCGGGTGCGGAGGCCATCCAGATCAACGACGTGCGCGTCGTCGCCGACACGTATCTGTCGGACGCCGGAGGCGGTGGTGTCCGTGTGGACGGCCGCAAGGTCGGTGAGCCGTACCTCTTCAAGGTGATCGGCAAGCCGCAGGATCTGGAACCTGCGCTGAACATCCCGGGAGGCGTGGTGCAGACTCTGGAGAAGGAGCAGGCCACGGTCACCGTGGAACGCTCGGAGAAGATCGTTGTGGACGCCTTGCGACCTGCGAAGCGGCCTGACTACGCTCGGTCGTCCTCCCAGTGA
- a CDS encoding small basic family protein, translating into MIAVLGLVVGVVAGLLVRPEVPAVVEPYLPIAVVAALDAVFGGLRAMLDGIFDDKVFVVSFLSNVVVAALIVFLGDKLGVGAQLSTGVVVVLGIRIFSNAAAIRRHVFRA; encoded by the coding sequence GTGATCGCCGTACTGGGCCTCGTCGTGGGAGTCGTGGCCGGATTGTTGGTTCGGCCCGAGGTTCCGGCGGTGGTCGAGCCGTACCTGCCGATCGCCGTGGTCGCGGCTCTCGACGCCGTGTTCGGAGGGCTGCGGGCCATGCTCGACGGCATCTTCGACGACAAGGTGTTCGTGGTGTCGTTCCTGTCGAACGTGGTGGTGGCCGCGCTCATCGTGTTCCTGGGCGACAAGCTGGGCGTAGGCGCCCAGCTCTCCACCGGTGTGGTGGTCGTCCTCGGCATCCGGATCTTCTCCAACGCCGCGGCGATCCGCCGGCACGTCTTCAGGGCGTGA
- a CDS encoding DUF881 domain-containing protein, whose protein sequence is MCGMPQQPPVRSTSSRPRRPDASMSLLTTVMDHSLDEGYAEAAARKKARGDSGVPRPLRAKLGLAAGLVLAALVVTVGAAQARIEAPVVAKEREELIDRVEEATAGADALEDDVDKLRDDVGERQEAALKKHGGSQGELVGLLSGATEVHGPGVKLVVDDKKQAEQGGGGPRESNGFSDTGRVRDRDMQRVVNGLWQSGAEAISINDQRLTALSAIRAAGDAILVDNRPLVPPYTVLAVGDGKRLSTRFQNSPDGQYLHALQENFGIRTSISVSDELRLPAAPSVTVRTAEPKAGKGTS, encoded by the coding sequence ATGTGCGGCATGCCGCAGCAGCCCCCCGTTCGGAGCACCTCCTCGCGCCCCCGGCGCCCGGACGCCTCCATGTCGCTGCTCACCACCGTCATGGACCACAGTCTGGACGAGGGTTACGCGGAGGCGGCGGCCCGGAAGAAGGCCAGAGGGGACAGTGGTGTCCCGCGCCCGCTGCGGGCCAAACTCGGGCTCGCGGCCGGTCTGGTGCTGGCCGCGCTCGTGGTCACCGTGGGCGCCGCGCAGGCGCGCATAGAGGCACCTGTAGTGGCCAAGGAGCGCGAGGAGCTCATCGACCGCGTCGAAGAGGCGACGGCGGGCGCCGACGCACTCGAGGACGACGTGGACAAACTCCGTGACGACGTCGGAGAGCGGCAGGAAGCCGCGCTGAAGAAGCACGGCGGCAGCCAGGGCGAGTTGGTGGGGCTCCTCTCCGGCGCCACGGAAGTCCACGGACCCGGCGTGAAGCTCGTCGTGGACGACAAGAAGCAGGCCGAACAGGGCGGCGGCGGCCCGCGCGAGAGCAACGGGTTCTCCGACACGGGACGTGTACGTGACCGGGACATGCAGCGTGTCGTCAACGGCCTGTGGCAGTCCGGCGCCGAAGCGATTTCCATCAACGACCAGCGTCTGACCGCGCTGTCGGCGATCAGGGCCGCGGGTGACGCGATACTGGTCGACAACCGGCCGCTGGTGCCGCCGTATACGGTGCTCGCGGTGGGGGACGGGAAACGCTTGAGCACCCGGTTCCAGAACAGCCCCGACGGTCAGTACCTGCATGCTCTGCAGGAGAACTTCGGCATCCGGACCAGCATCTCCGTGTCGGACGAGCTCCGGCTCCCGGCAGCGCCGAGCGTGACCGTACGAACAGCAGAGCCGAAGGCAGGAAAGGGCACATCGTGA